TATGTGGATGGAGAATTATCCGGCAGCAGCATATCTTATACGATAAAAGCGTCGGACGTAGGTAAAGATATAAGAGCGGAGATAAGCGGAACCAATACCGTAGGCAAGGCGATAAGCGAGATTGTCAGGGCGGCGGGCGGCGCAAATCCAATCATCGACATTAAAAATCCCGACAAACGCGGAGGTATCAGACTGTCGAGTAATATCGTTTCTGAAAAGGCTGTTATTACTATCGACTTACCGAACAACGAGAGAGTTTCACAGATGAAGGCGGTCGTTTACGACAATACCGGAAACGAAGTATTTGAGACTGAGGCAAGAGGCGGTACAGCCGAGTGGGATTTAACCAATAACGACGGTAGAAATGCGGCTAACGGCAGTTATTTGATAATTGTCGAAGCGAGAGGAAATAACGCAAAGACGTATAAGTATTCGGCGAAGTTGGGAGTGAAACGATAACCGGACCGGATTGCTTCGCAACGCTTGCAATGACGGGACATTATTTAATAAACGGGACGCATAGAGATTTGCGTTCCGTTTTGTTTTTGCGGCGAATATTATTTTGAAAAAGCAAAACGGTTTTCTAAATCTGTAGAAAAAGAGAACGTAATTAAGACGAGACAAACAATATGGAAGAGCAAAATTTGAATGCGTTAGTAATATCCGATTCGCACGGAAATATAAATTTTTTACAAAATATAGTAAAAAAAGCGAAAGAGATAGCGAATATCGAACAAATTTGGCATCTTGGCGACGAATACGAAGATATGGATTATATCGATTTTGACGGAATTGTAAAAAAAATTCCCGGAACTCGACATCCCGATTATTATTCGGGGGCGCTTAGTAAATTTCTTTCTTTTCCTTTCTCAAACGCAGAAATTACAATCGTTCATTCGCCTTACGATATTCCGAATTTCTTAATTTGCCAAAAGCGCTTGTTTTTTTACGGGCATCTCCATCGTTCGAATATTGCCAAAAGCGGAAACGGACTTTTAATTTCACCCGGACATATAAAATGCCCGTTTGACCGCGGATACGAAGCGTCTTTTTTAATTGCCGAGTTTTCACAAACAATAAAATTGAAACAATACGATTATTCAGGAAAATTTAAAGCGGAAGCGATAGTGAAAAACCTTGAAAACAGGTATGAGTTATCACAAATAAAGGGCAGCCCGATCGGCTGGAAAATATCTGAACCGCTATTAAAATAGGATTGAGTTATGAGATGCAATTATCGGTTCAAATTTTTTTTAATAATTTGGTATGTGCGAAAATATATTTTTAGTTGTCTTTTTCATTGTTTTTAGCGATTTATTGGGATTATTAATGAAAATAAAATTCATATATCCGAAATTTTATAAGTTTTTGGAATTGCGTCCGGAACTCGCAGAATTTCCGGCGATAGCGGCGACATGGGCATATACGATGCCGCCCGCAATGGGTATTCCGATTTTGGCAAAACTATGCGATTCGCAGCCGGACATTGAATATCATATTCAAGACCAAAATATTGAAGAGATAAATTTTAATGACGACAGCGACGTTATCGCGATAAGTTTTTTCACTCCGCAGGCGGCAAAAGCGTACGAACTGGGCGATAAATTTTTAGCGCTGGGCAAAACCGTTTTAATGGGCGGCATGCATCCGTCAATGATTCCTGACAATGTGCAGCCGCATTGTACTTCTCTTACGGTCGGAGAAGGCGATACGGTATTTTTGCAGCAGATTGACGATTACAGAAAAGGCTGCTTGAAACCGCGATACCAGGCGGCTGAATTTCCTGCGCCCGAACAAATCGTCACTCCGAAAAGAGGC
The sequence above is drawn from the Chitinispirillales bacterium genome and encodes:
- a CDS encoding metallophosphatase family protein — protein: MEEQNLNALVISDSHGNINFLQNIVKKAKEIANIEQIWHLGDEYEDMDYIDFDGIVKKIPGTRHPDYYSGALSKFLSFPFSNAEITIVHSPYDIPNFLICQKRLFFYGHLHRSNIAKSGNGLLISPGHIKCPFDRGYEASFLIAEFSQTIKLKQYDYSGKFKAEAIVKNLENRYELSQIKGSPIGWKISEPLLK